A stretch of the Streptomyces sp. NBC_00654 genome encodes the following:
- a CDS encoding TIGR03960 family B12-binding radical SAM protein — MSAESVFPQLEALLPHVQKPIQYVGGELNSTVKDWDSCDVRWALMYPDAYEVGLPNQGVMILYEVLNEREGVLAERTYSVWPDLEALMREHRVPQFTVDSHRPVGAFDVFGLSFSTELGYTNMLTALDLAGIPLEAADRTVDDPIVLAGGHAAFNPEPIAEFIDCAVIGDGEQAVLEITEIVRAWKAEGRPGGRDEVLFRLSRTGGVYVPRFYDVEYLPDGRIGRVVPNRSGVPWRVSKHTVMDLDEWPYPKQPLVPLAETVHERMSVEIFRGCTRGCRFCQAGMITRPVRERSITGIGEMVEKGLKATGFEEVGLLSLSSADHTEIGEIAKGLADRYTEDKIGLSLPSTRVDAFNVDLANELTRNGRRSGLTFAPEGGSERMRKVINKMVSEEDLIRTVSTAYGNGWRQVKLYFMCGLPTETDEDVLQIGDMAVKVIAKGREVSGQNDIRCTVSIGGFVPKPHTPFQWAPQLSAEETDARLTKLRDKIRGDKKYGRSIGFRYHDGKPGIVEGLLSRGDRRVGSVIRAVYEAGGRFDGWREHFSYDLWMASAEKTLPGFGVDVDWYTTRERTYEEVLPWDHLDSGLDKDWLWEDWQDSLDETEVEDCRWTPCFDCGVCPQMDTSIQIGPTGKKLLPLTVKK; from the coding sequence ATGTCTGCCGAGTCGGTCTTCCCACAGCTCGAAGCTCTGCTCCCGCATGTGCAGAAGCCCATCCAGTACGTCGGCGGTGAGCTGAACTCCACCGTCAAGGATTGGGACAGCTGCGACGTCCGTTGGGCCCTCATGTACCCCGACGCCTACGAGGTCGGACTGCCCAACCAGGGCGTCATGATCCTTTACGAGGTACTCAACGAGCGCGAGGGCGTCCTCGCCGAGCGCACCTACAGCGTCTGGCCCGACCTCGAAGCGCTGATGCGCGAACACCGGGTCCCGCAGTTCACCGTGGACAGCCACCGTCCCGTCGGCGCCTTCGACGTCTTCGGGCTCAGCTTCTCCACCGAGCTGGGCTACACCAACATGCTCACCGCCCTCGACCTCGCGGGCATCCCGCTGGAGGCCGCGGACCGTACGGTCGACGACCCGATCGTCCTCGCGGGCGGCCACGCCGCGTTCAACCCCGAGCCGATCGCGGAGTTCATCGACTGCGCGGTCATCGGCGACGGCGAGCAGGCGGTCCTGGAGATCACCGAGATCGTCCGGGCCTGGAAGGCCGAAGGCCGTCCCGGTGGCCGTGACGAGGTGCTGTTCCGGCTGTCCAGGACGGGCGGCGTCTACGTCCCGCGCTTCTACGACGTCGAGTACCTCCCCGACGGCCGCATCGGCCGTGTCGTGCCCAACCGGTCCGGCGTGCCGTGGCGCGTGTCCAAGCACACCGTCATGGACCTCGACGAGTGGCCCTACCCGAAGCAGCCGCTGGTCCCGCTCGCGGAGACCGTCCACGAGCGGATGTCCGTCGAGATCTTCCGCGGCTGCACCCGCGGCTGCCGTTTCTGCCAGGCCGGCATGATCACGCGCCCCGTGCGGGAGCGAAGCATCACCGGCATCGGCGAGATGGTCGAGAAGGGCCTCAAGGCCACCGGCTTCGAAGAGGTCGGCCTGCTGTCCCTCTCCTCCGCGGACCACACCGAGATCGGTGAGATCGCCAAGGGCCTCGCCGACCGGTACACCGAGGACAAGATCGGCCTCTCGCTGCCCTCCACCCGCGTCGACGCGTTCAACGTGGACCTGGCCAACGAGCTGACCCGCAACGGCCGCCGCTCCGGGCTCACCTTCGCCCCCGAGGGCGGCTCCGAGCGCATGCGCAAGGTCATCAACAAGATGGTCTCGGAGGAGGACCTGATCCGTACGGTCTCCACCGCGTACGGCAACGGCTGGCGCCAGGTGAAGCTGTACTTCATGTGCGGCCTGCCCACCGAGACCGACGAGGACGTCCTCCAGATCGGTGACATGGCGGTCAAGGTGATCGCCAAGGGCCGCGAGGTCTCCGGCCAGAACGACATCCGCTGCACCGTCTCCATCGGCGGTTTCGTGCCCAAGCCGCACACCCCCTTCCAGTGGGCCCCGCAGCTCAGCGCCGAGGAGACCGACGCCCGGCTGACGAAGCTCCGCGACAAGATCCGCGGCGACAAGAAGTACGGCCGCTCCATCGGCTTCCGCTACCACGACGGCAAGCCCGGCATCGTCGAGGGCCTGCTCTCGCGCGGTGACCGCCGGGTGGGCTCCGTCATCCGCGCCGTCTACGAGGCCGGCGGCCGCTTCGACGGCTGGCGCGAGCACTTCAGCTACGACCTCTGGATGGCCAGCGCCGAGAAGACGCTGCCCGGGTTCGGCGTGGACGTCGACTGGTACACCACCCGGGAGCGTACGTACGAGGAGGTCCTGCCCTGGGACCACCTCGACTCCGGCCTCGACAAGGACTGGCTCTGGGAGGACTGGCAGGACTCGCTCGACGAGACCGAGGTCGAGGACTGCCGCTGGACCCCGTGCTTCGACTGCGGCGTCTGCCCGCAGATGGACACCAGCATCCAGATCGGCCCGACGGGCAAGAAGTTGCTCCCACTCACCGTGAAGAAGTAG
- a CDS encoding CYTH and CHAD domain-containing protein produces MADSKREIERKYEAAPGTRLPDLTRAAGVLEVAHRGVHELDAVYYDTEDLRLAAASLTLRRRTGGDDEGWHLKFPVATGIRDEIRAPLADTLPAGLAALLRSRVRHTALVPVVRLRSARDVHHLLAADGTLLAELSIDRVRAERLTEDGGGATAEWTELEVELADDGDPAFLDVVERRLREAGVHPSASASKLARALAETAPATTRRGSGNGSGSGTGDGRGSGRKARATAGDHVLAYVREQIEAIISLDPAVRRDLPDSLHRMRVATRRLRSAFATYRKVLDRAVTDPVREELKWLAAELGVERDREVLDERLRTALAELPRTLCLGPVRGRLRIWSAARRAGSRRRTVALLDGQRYLTLLDSLDALRADPPLLPGAASKPAKALPRAVLKDHDRLAARIGHALALPPGHERDLALHGARKAAKRARYAGEAARPALGRPAKRFARRTKAVQTLLGDHQDSVVARAALRDLAVQAHAAGESAFTWGLLYGREEARAAAGERELPEVWRKASGPEVRADLKG; encoded by the coding sequence ATGGCGGACTCGAAGCGTGAGATCGAGCGGAAGTACGAAGCGGCTCCCGGAACCCGGCTGCCCGACCTGACCCGCGCGGCCGGGGTCCTCGAAGTCGCCCACCGAGGCGTCCATGAGCTCGACGCCGTCTACTACGACACCGAGGACCTCCGGCTCGCCGCGGCCTCCCTCACCCTGCGGCGCCGGACCGGCGGCGACGACGAGGGCTGGCACCTGAAGTTCCCCGTCGCCACCGGCATCCGTGACGAGATCCGCGCCCCGCTCGCCGACACCCTGCCCGCCGGGCTCGCCGCACTGCTCCGCTCCCGGGTCCGGCACACCGCACTCGTCCCCGTCGTACGGCTGCGCTCCGCCCGTGACGTCCACCATCTGCTCGCCGCCGACGGCACCCTCCTCGCCGAGCTCAGCATCGACCGGGTCCGCGCCGAACGGCTCACCGAGGACGGCGGCGGCGCCACCGCGGAGTGGACCGAGCTGGAGGTGGAACTGGCCGACGACGGCGACCCCGCCTTCCTGGACGTGGTCGAACGCAGGCTGCGCGAGGCCGGGGTACACCCCTCGGCCTCCGCCTCCAAGCTGGCCAGAGCCCTCGCCGAGACCGCCCCGGCGACGACGCGCCGAGGGAGCGGGAACGGGAGCGGGAGCGGAACCGGGGACGGGCGGGGCAGCGGCCGGAAGGCACGGGCCACCGCGGGCGACCACGTCCTCGCCTACGTACGCGAACAGATCGAGGCGATCATCTCCCTCGACCCCGCCGTGCGGCGCGACCTGCCCGACTCCCTGCACCGGATGCGCGTCGCCACCCGGCGGCTGCGCAGCGCCTTCGCGACGTACCGCAAGGTGCTGGACCGCGCGGTCACCGATCCGGTGCGCGAGGAGCTGAAGTGGCTCGCCGCCGAGCTCGGCGTCGAGCGCGACCGGGAAGTCCTCGACGAACGGCTGCGCACCGCGCTCGCCGAACTGCCCCGCACCCTGTGCCTCGGCCCCGTCCGCGGCCGGCTGCGGATCTGGTCGGCGGCCCGCCGCGCCGGCTCCCGCCGCCGCACCGTCGCCCTGCTCGACGGGCAGCGCTACCTCACCCTCCTGGACTCCCTGGACGCGCTCCGCGCGGACCCGCCACTGCTGCCCGGCGCGGCCAGCAAGCCTGCCAAGGCCCTGCCCCGCGCGGTGCTGAAGGACCATGACCGCCTCGCCGCCCGCATCGGCCACGCCCTCGCGCTCCCGCCCGGCCACGAACGCGACCTGGCGCTGCACGGGGCCCGCAAGGCGGCCAAACGCGCCCGGTACGCGGGCGAGGCGGCCAGGCCCGCGCTGGGCAGGCCCGCCAAGCGGTTCGCCCGCAGGACCAAGGCCGTACAGACCCTCCTCGGCGACCACCAGGACAGCGTCGTCGCCCGCGCGGCGCTGCGCGACCTCGCGGTCCAGGCACACGCGGCGGGGGAGTCCGCCTTCACCTGGGGACTGCTGTACGGCAGGGAGGAGGCGCGGGCGGCGGCCGGTGAGAGAGAGCTGCCGGAGGTCTGGCGGAAGGCGTCCGGGCCGGAAGTGCGGGCGGATCTGAAGGGCTGA
- the rodA gene encoding rod shape-determining protein RodA: protein MAGGFSVSRYAPERGSWAKLTARDSVVRRLDWPLLGSALALSFIGSLLVWSATRNRDTLTHGDPYYFFFRHALNTGIGVALMIGTIWLGHRTLRGAVPILYGLSVLLVMAVLTPLGATVNGAHAWIIVGGGFSLQPSEFTKITIILGMAMLLAARVDAGDQLHPDHRTVAKALGLAVIPMAVVMLMPDLGSVMVMAVIVLGVLLASGASNRWVFGLLGAGTAGAVSIWQLGLLDDYQIARFAAFANPALDPAGVGYNTNQARIAIGSGGLTGTGLFEGTQTTGQFVPEQQTDFVFTVAGEELGFLGAGLILVLLGVVLWRACRIARETTELYGTIVAAGIIAWFAFQAFENIGMTLGIMPVAGLPLPFVSYGGSSMFAVWVAIGLLQSIRVQRPITA, encoded by the coding sequence ATGGCCGGCGGCTTCTCCGTCTCCCGGTACGCCCCCGAACGCGGTTCCTGGGCCAAGCTCACCGCCCGGGACTCCGTCGTGCGCCGGCTCGACTGGCCGCTGCTCGGCTCGGCGCTCGCGCTCTCCTTCATCGGCTCGCTGCTCGTCTGGTCCGCCACCCGCAACCGCGACACGCTCACCCACGGCGACCCGTACTACTTCTTCTTCCGGCACGCCCTGAACACCGGCATCGGCGTCGCCCTGATGATCGGCACGATCTGGCTCGGCCACCGCACCCTGCGCGGGGCGGTCCCGATCCTGTACGGCCTCTCGGTGCTCCTGGTCATGGCCGTGCTCACCCCGCTGGGCGCCACGGTCAACGGCGCCCACGCGTGGATCATCGTCGGCGGCGGCTTCTCCCTCCAGCCCTCCGAGTTCACCAAGATCACCATCATCCTGGGCATGGCGATGCTGCTCGCCGCCCGGGTCGACGCGGGCGACCAGCTGCACCCGGACCACCGGACGGTCGCCAAGGCGCTCGGCCTGGCCGTCATCCCGATGGCCGTCGTCATGCTGATGCCGGACCTCGGCTCGGTGATGGTCATGGCCGTCATCGTGCTCGGTGTGCTGCTGGCCTCCGGAGCCTCCAACCGCTGGGTCTTCGGACTGCTCGGAGCGGGCACCGCGGGCGCGGTCTCCATCTGGCAGCTCGGGCTGCTCGACGACTACCAGATCGCGCGCTTCGCGGCCTTCGCCAACCCGGCGCTGGACCCGGCGGGCGTCGGCTACAACACCAACCAGGCCCGCATCGCGATCGGCTCCGGCGGCCTCACCGGCACCGGGCTGTTCGAGGGCACCCAGACCACCGGCCAGTTCGTCCCCGAGCAGCAGACCGACTTCGTCTTCACCGTCGCCGGTGAGGAACTGGGCTTCCTCGGCGCCGGACTGATCCTCGTCCTGCTCGGCGTCGTCCTGTGGCGCGCCTGCCGGATCGCCCGCGAGACCACCGAGCTGTACGGCACGATCGTCGCCGCGGGCATCATCGCCTGGTTCGCCTTCCAGGCCTTCGAGAACATCGGGATGACCCTCGGCATCATGCCGGTGGCGGGTCTGCCGCTGCCGTTCGTGTCCTACGGAGGGTCCTCGATGTTCGCCGTCTGGGTGGCGATCGGGCTGTTGCAGTCGATCAGGGTGCAGCGGCCGATAACGGCCTGA
- the mrdA gene encoding penicillin-binding protein 2, whose translation MSNIPETGRTQRVQIRLIVIQVLVFSLLFTLGGRLWYLQIRNGQEYTDEAKNNHVQQVVQPAVRGSILDARGVPLADNETRLVVSASRTELMKMEDKGNSVLTRLAEVLDMKPKDVLDKVRLCDAKTPQPCWNGSPYQPIPVTDEATTQQALQIRERAEDFPGITAEPTAVRRYAAPGKANTAQVLGYLSPVTDDEITKAQNTDSPYLRSDQVGRSGLERTYDKALRGKAGVTRYEVDNLGRVIGQAANDKAEPGASVVTSIDARVQAVAEYELNQAMETARKELDRNTGVNYKADSGAVVVMEAKTGRIVSMASLPNYDPNSWVGGISGKDYAKLTSKKSNFPLLNRAIQGQAAPGSIFKVISSTAAVNAGYDFDGNYPCPSSYSIGGQTFKNFESQGYGSISLGRALEVSCDTVYYGLAHKEWQKDGGTLPKKNANDWFYRTAHEFGLGKETGIDLPNEVSGRVPDRKWKQDFFKANKDAWCKQGKKGGTYVEQIAYENCLEGNKMRAGDSVNYSIGQGDTLVTPIQMATIYAAISNGGTLYDPTVGKAIVSGDGRTVQKIKPTSHGKLPFTGDTRDKIDEALAGVATRGSAAWRFGGWPQDKIPMHAKTGTAEVYGKQTTSWFATYTKDYSIVMTISQGGTGSGASGPAVRNIYNALYGLDTAGKQDLKKALLPKPQKALPKIQPDGSIDAPRIKPYDPNSQKPPLEEGQQALAGAPGRRD comes from the coding sequence GTGAGCAACATCCCCGAGACCGGCCGGACCCAGCGGGTCCAGATCCGGCTCATCGTCATTCAGGTCCTCGTCTTCTCCCTGCTGTTCACCCTCGGCGGCCGCCTCTGGTACCTCCAGATCCGCAACGGCCAGGAATACACCGACGAAGCGAAGAACAACCACGTCCAGCAGGTCGTCCAGCCCGCCGTCCGCGGCTCCATCCTCGACGCCCGCGGCGTACCGCTCGCCGACAACGAGACCCGGCTCGTCGTCTCCGCCAGCCGCACCGAGCTGATGAAGATGGAGGACAAGGGCAACAGCGTCCTCACCCGGCTCGCCGAAGTGCTGGACATGAAGCCCAAGGACGTCCTCGACAAGGTCCGGCTCTGCGACGCGAAGACCCCGCAGCCCTGCTGGAACGGCTCGCCCTACCAGCCGATCCCCGTCACCGACGAGGCCACCACCCAGCAGGCCCTCCAGATCCGCGAACGCGCCGAGGACTTCCCCGGCATCACCGCCGAGCCCACCGCCGTACGCCGCTACGCCGCACCCGGCAAGGCCAACACCGCCCAGGTCCTCGGCTACCTCTCCCCGGTCACGGACGACGAGATCACCAAGGCGCAGAACACCGACTCGCCGTACCTGCGCTCCGACCAGGTCGGCCGCTCCGGGCTGGAGCGCACCTACGACAAGGCGCTGCGCGGCAAGGCGGGCGTCACCCGCTACGAGGTCGACAACCTCGGCCGGGTCATCGGCCAGGCGGCGAACGACAAGGCGGAGCCCGGCGCGAGCGTCGTCACCTCCATCGACGCCCGGGTCCAGGCGGTCGCCGAGTACGAGCTGAACCAGGCCATGGAGACGGCCCGCAAGGAGCTCGACCGCAACACCGGGGTGAACTACAAGGCGGACTCCGGAGCCGTCGTCGTCATGGAGGCCAAGACCGGCCGCATCGTGTCCATGGCCTCCCTGCCGAACTACGACCCGAACTCCTGGGTCGGCGGCATCTCCGGCAAGGACTACGCCAAGCTCACCAGCAAGAAGTCCAACTTCCCGCTGCTGAACCGGGCCATCCAGGGGCAGGCGGCCCCCGGCTCCATCTTCAAGGTGATCTCCTCCACCGCCGCCGTCAACGCGGGATACGACTTCGACGGCAACTACCCCTGCCCCAGCTCGTACTCCATCGGCGGCCAGACCTTCAAGAACTTCGAGTCCCAGGGCTACGGCAGCATCTCCCTCGGCCGCGCCCTGGAGGTCTCCTGCGACACCGTCTACTACGGTCTCGCGCACAAGGAGTGGCAGAAGGACGGCGGCACTCTGCCGAAGAAGAACGCCAACGACTGGTTCTACCGGACGGCCCACGAGTTCGGCCTCGGCAAGGAGACCGGCATCGACCTCCCCAACGAGGTCAGCGGCCGTGTCCCCGACCGCAAGTGGAAGCAGGACTTCTTCAAGGCGAACAAGGACGCCTGGTGCAAGCAGGGCAAGAAGGGCGGGACGTACGTCGAGCAGATCGCGTACGAGAACTGCCTCGAAGGCAACAAGATGCGCGCCGGTGACTCCGTCAACTACTCCATCGGCCAGGGCGACACCCTCGTCACCCCGATCCAGATGGCGACCATCTACGCCGCCATCTCCAACGGCGGCACCCTGTACGACCCGACCGTCGGCAAGGCGATCGTCAGCGGCGACGGCAGGACCGTGCAGAAGATCAAGCCCACGTCGCACGGCAAGCTCCCCTTCACCGGAGACACGCGCGACAAAATAGACGAAGCCCTCGCGGGTGTCGCGACCCGGGGCTCGGCCGCCTGGCGCTTCGGCGGCTGGCCCCAGGACAAGATCCCGATGCACGCCAAGACCGGCACCGCCGAGGTCTACGGCAAGCAGACGACCTCCTGGTTCGCCACGTACACCAAGGACTACTCGATCGTCATGACGATCTCCCAGGGCGGCACCGGCTCCGGTGCCTCCGGGCCCGCCGTGCGCAACATCTACAACGCCCTCTACGGCCTCGACACCGCGGGCAAGCAGGACCTGAAGAAGGCACTGCTGCCCAAGCCCCAGAAGGCCCTGCCGAAGATCCAGCCCGACGGCTCGATCGACGCCCCGAGGATCAAGCCGTACGACCCGAACTCGCAGAAGCCTCCCCTCGAAGAGGGACAGCAGGCACTCGCCGGAGCACCGGGAAGGCGGGACTGA
- the mreD gene encoding rod shape-determining protein MreD: protein MRFNRTLLSVTLVVVALVIQVSVLARLQLPGAVPDLLLLTVLGLAFVYGHVSGALIGFGAGLLADLAPPADHAAGRYALVLCVIGYLAGLARPTNGQLKSALAPMAVVVAAAIGSTLLYAGVGALVGDTAARHVGLGSLLFTAAVYDLLLAPFTVPLIMALARRTENDPLTESSGGGDVAAGWLTSGTGLRIGSQRGGLRVKAARNRAARAGRIKGVKRL from the coding sequence ATGCGATTCAACCGGACTCTGCTCTCGGTCACCCTGGTCGTGGTCGCCCTCGTCATCCAGGTCTCCGTACTCGCGCGCCTCCAGCTCCCCGGCGCCGTCCCCGACCTGCTGCTGCTCACCGTCCTCGGACTCGCCTTCGTGTACGGGCACGTCAGCGGCGCCCTCATCGGCTTCGGCGCGGGACTCCTCGCCGACCTGGCACCGCCCGCCGACCACGCCGCGGGGCGCTACGCCCTGGTGCTGTGCGTCATCGGCTACCTCGCGGGACTGGCCCGGCCCACGAACGGGCAGCTCAAGTCGGCGCTCGCCCCGATGGCCGTCGTGGTCGCCGCGGCCATCGGCTCGACACTGCTGTACGCGGGTGTCGGCGCCCTGGTCGGCGACACGGCCGCCCGCCATGTGGGGCTGGGCAGCCTGCTGTTCACCGCCGCGGTCTACGACCTGCTGCTGGCACCGTTCACCGTGCCGCTGATCATGGCCCTCGCCAGACGTACCGAGAACGACCCGCTCACCGAGTCCTCCGGCGGCGGCGATGTCGCCGCGGGGTGGCTCACCTCGGGCACCGGGCTGCGGATCGGCAGCCAGCGCGGCGGACTGCGCGTCAAGGCCGCCCGCAACCGTGCCGCACGCGCAGGAAGGATCAAGGGGGTCAAGCGACTGTGA
- the mreC gene encoding rod shape-determining protein MreC, with protein MRDTRESRLLLVLLIAIAFALITVDIRGGEESPVDGARQAAATVFGPVENGVAAAVDPVGNAIGAVRDSGDRHDRIAALERENAALKARLGSDDRNNSRVRQLDAMMKNAGAGQYGIKGAEVIAIGAAQGFSWTITIDAGSNDGIKRDMTVLNGQGLVGRVTTVGPDTATVLLASDPDFTVGTRMERTDELGFATGQGSRPLSVQFLNGKAKVKKGDRLVTFGSSKDKPFVPGVPVGEVVRVDPSGGDLTRTVYVKPYVGFTKLDIVGIVVQAPREDPRDMVLPKKPEKPKPTPTVTVTLQPNGDLVDGGGKVVGNIHEKPGTKPTGNTTGEQAGNTGNSTRNPAGNSTANADNAADSGNAANDQEQG; from the coding sequence GTGAGGGACACACGAGAGAGCCGGCTGCTCCTGGTGCTGCTGATCGCCATCGCATTCGCTTTGATCACGGTGGATATCCGCGGCGGCGAGGAGTCACCGGTGGACGGCGCCCGGCAGGCCGCCGCAACGGTCTTCGGACCGGTCGAGAACGGCGTGGCGGCAGCGGTCGACCCGGTGGGCAACGCCATCGGTGCCGTACGGGACTCCGGCGACCGGCACGACCGGATCGCGGCGCTGGAGCGGGAGAACGCCGCCCTGAAGGCGAGGCTCGGCAGCGACGACCGCAACAACAGCCGGGTCCGCCAGCTCGACGCCATGATGAAGAACGCGGGCGCGGGCCAGTACGGCATCAAGGGCGCCGAGGTCATCGCCATAGGAGCGGCCCAGGGCTTCTCCTGGACGATCACCATCGACGCCGGGAGCAATGACGGCATCAAGCGCGACATGACGGTGCTCAACGGCCAGGGGCTGGTCGGCCGCGTCACCACCGTCGGCCCGGACACCGCGACCGTACTGCTGGCCAGCGACCCCGACTTCACCGTCGGCACCCGGATGGAGAGGACCGACGAGCTCGGCTTCGCCACCGGCCAGGGCTCCCGGCCGCTGTCGGTCCAGTTCCTCAACGGCAAGGCGAAGGTGAAGAAGGGCGACCGGCTGGTCACCTTCGGCTCCAGCAAGGACAAGCCCTTCGTACCCGGCGTCCCGGTCGGCGAGGTCGTCCGGGTCGACCCGTCCGGCGGCGATCTGACCCGGACCGTCTATGTGAAGCCGTACGTCGGGTTCACCAAGCTCGACATCGTCGGCATCGTGGTCCAGGCACCGCGCGAGGACCCCCGCGACATGGTGCTGCCGAAGAAACCCGAAAAGCCGAAGCCCACCCCCACGGTCACCGTCACCCTCCAGCCGAACGGCGATCTTGTCGACGGCGGCGGAAAGGTCGTCGGCAACATCCACGAGAAGCCCGGCACGAAACCCACGGGGAACACCACGGGCGAACAGGCCGGGAACACCGGGAACAGCACGCGGAATCCCGCCGGGAATTCCACCGCCAACGCCGACAACGCGGCGGATTCCGGCAATGCGGCAAACGACCAGGAGCAGGGCTGA
- a CDS encoding rod shape-determining protein, whose amino-acid sequence MSFIGRDMAIDLGTANTLVYVRGRGIVLNEPSVVAINTNTGGILAVGSEAKKMIGRTPGNIVAVRPLKDGVIADFEITERMLRYFILKIHKRRYLARPRVVVCVPSGITGVERRAVIEASTQAGARQVHIIEEPMAAAIGSGLPVHEATGNMVVDIGGGTTEVAVISLGGIVTAQSIRVAGDELDNAIIQHIKKEYSLLLGERTAEQIKITIGSAYDMDKDEHTEIRGRDLVSGLPKTVVVSAAEVRKAIEEPVNAIVDAVKTTLDKCPPELSGDVMDRGIVLTGGGALLRGLDERLRRETGMPIHIAEDPLDSVALGSGKCVEEFEALQQVLDAQPRR is encoded by the coding sequence ATGTCGTTCATCGGCCGTGACATGGCTATCGACCTCGGGACTGCCAACACGCTGGTGTACGTCAGGGGGCGCGGCATCGTTCTGAACGAGCCGTCCGTCGTGGCCATCAACACCAACACCGGCGGAATTCTCGCGGTCGGCTCCGAGGCCAAGAAGATGATCGGCCGTACGCCGGGCAACATCGTTGCCGTGCGGCCTCTGAAGGACGGCGTGATCGCCGACTTCGAGATCACGGAGCGGATGCTCCGCTACTTCATCCTCAAGATCCACAAGCGCCGCTATCTGGCCCGCCCGCGGGTCGTCGTCTGTGTGCCCTCCGGTATCACCGGGGTCGAGCGACGCGCCGTCATCGAGGCATCGACGCAGGCCGGCGCGCGCCAGGTGCACATCATCGAGGAGCCCATGGCAGCGGCCATCGGCTCCGGTCTGCCGGTCCACGAGGCCACCGGGAACATGGTCGTCGACATCGGTGGCGGCACCACCGAGGTCGCCGTGATCTCGCTCGGCGGAATCGTCACTGCCCAGTCGATCCGGGTCGCCGGTGACGAGCTGGACAACGCGATCATCCAGCACATCAAGAAGGAGTACTCGCTCCTCCTCGGTGAGCGGACCGCCGAACAGATCAAGATCACGATCGGTTCCGCGTACGACATGGACAAGGACGAGCACACCGAGATCCGCGGCCGCGACCTGGTCTCGGGGCTGCCCAAGACCGTCGTGGTCTCGGCCGCCGAGGTCCGCAAGGCCATCGAGGAGCCGGTCAACGCGATCGTCGACGCCGTGAAGACGACGCTCGACAAGTGCCCGCCGGAGCTCTCCGGCGATGTCATGGACCGCGGTATCGTCCTCACCGGCGGCGGCGCGCTCCTGCGCGGACTCGACGAGCGGCTGCGCCGCGAGACGGGCATGCCGATCCACATCGCCGAGGACCCGCTGGACTCGGTGGCGCTCGGATCGGGCAAGTGCGTCGAGGAGTTCGAGGCGCTCCAGCAGGTGCTGGACGCCCAGCCCCGACGGTAG
- the ndk gene encoding nucleoside-diphosphate kinase, protein MTQRTLVLLKPDAVRRGLIGEIVGRIERKAGWQITALELRTLDQETLEQHYGEHKGRPFYEPLVEFMASGPVVALVAEGERVIEGVRALAGPTDPIAAAPGSIRGDFGTITRENLIHASDSEESAERELKLFFPGLS, encoded by the coding sequence ATGACTCAGCGCACCCTCGTCCTTCTCAAGCCGGACGCCGTCAGGCGTGGGCTGATCGGCGAGATCGTCGGCCGTATCGAGCGCAAGGCCGGCTGGCAGATCACCGCGCTGGAGCTGCGTACGCTGGACCAGGAGACGCTGGAGCAGCACTACGGCGAGCACAAGGGCCGCCCGTTCTACGAGCCGCTCGTCGAGTTCATGGCCTCCGGGCCCGTCGTCGCCCTGGTGGCCGAGGGCGAGCGGGTCATCGAGGGTGTCCGTGCCCTGGCCGGCCCCACCGACCCGATCGCCGCCGCGCCCGGCTCGATCCGCGGTGACTTCGGCACGATCACCCGGGAGAACCTCATCCACGCCTCGGACTCCGAGGAGTCCGCGGAGCGAGAACTCAAGCTGTTCTTTCCGGGACTTTCCTGA
- a CDS encoding DUF4233 domain-containing protein, with protein MRTLCASTLIGEFFVIGFAGLVAMKSDDLTAATVWTVCGIGMLLSVLLCGMITRPGGVQLGWVLQVALVLSGFVVPMMFILGLVFGGLWWASVHYGRKIDEAKARWAAQEATEAPA; from the coding sequence GTGCGTACGCTCTGCGCGTCGACGCTGATCGGCGAGTTCTTCGTGATCGGCTTCGCCGGTCTCGTCGCGATGAAGTCCGACGACCTGACGGCGGCCACGGTCTGGACGGTCTGCGGCATCGGCATGCTGCTGTCCGTGCTGCTGTGCGGGATGATCACCCGCCCCGGCGGTGTGCAGCTTGGCTGGGTGCTCCAGGTCGCTCTGGTGCTCAGCGGTTTCGTGGTCCCGATGATGTTCATCCTCGGCCTGGTCTTCGGCGGTCTGTGGTGGGCCTCGGTGCACTACGGCCGCAAGATCGACGAGGCGAAGGCCCGCTGGGCGGCTCAGGAGGCCACCGAGGCCCCGGCCTGA